The proteins below come from a single Miscanthus floridulus cultivar M001 chromosome 1, ASM1932011v1, whole genome shotgun sequence genomic window:
- the LOC136476747 gene encoding pentatricopeptide repeat-containing protein At1g77360, mitochondrial-like: MGDFHHTWLKARKVFVRMLSSEGRASVGCDTLLDASDLAKRLCKLIISCRKASALEHELDHSGIRVTPEVAERVLERLDNAGMLAYRFFEWTRRQKRSGCAHTVRSYHMVVVSLAKIRQYQLMWDVVAVMRKEGAANVETFGIIMRKYARAQKFDEAVYTFNIMERYGVAHNLAAFNSLLGALCKSKNVRKAQEIFDKMNNRFSPDAKTYSILLEGWGRAPNLPKMRAVYSDMLAAGCQPDIVTYGIMVDALCKTGRVEEAVCVMQDMSSRGCQPTTFIYSVLVHTYGVDMRIEDAVATFLDMEKDGIVPDVVVYNALVTAFCKVKKFDNAFRVMDDMEGHGISPNSRTWNIILNNLISLGKDDEAYRVFRSMIKRCKPDSDTYTMMIKMFCENDKIEMALKVWKYMRLKQFLPSMHTFSVLINGLCDKGEVSQACVLLEDMIEKGIRPPGSTFGKLRQLLLKEGRKDVLDFLVEKMKILIQEPLFD; this comes from the coding sequence ATGGGTGACTTTCACCACACTTGGTTGAAGGCACGCAAAGTGTTTGTAAGAATGCTTAGCAGTGAAGGCAGGGCCAGCGTGGGCTGTGATACCCTGCTGGACGCCTCGGACCTCGCCAAGCGCCTCTGCAAGCTCATCATCTCCTGCCGGAAAGCCTCGGCCCTCGAGCATGAGCTCGACCACAGCGGCATCCGCGTCACGCCCGAGGTCGCGGAGCGCGTCCTTGAGCGCCTCGACAACGCCGGCATGCTCGCGTACCGCTTCTTCGAGTGGACGCGCAGGCAGAAGCGCAGCGGGTGTGCCCATACCGTGCGTTCCTACCACATGGTGGTCGTGTCCCTAGCCAAGATCAGGCAGTACCAACTCATGTGGGACGTCGTGGCCGTCATGCGCAAGGAGGGTGCGGCCAATGTTGAAACGTTCGGCATCATCATGCGCAAATATGCCCGGGCGCAGAAGTTCGATGAGGCAGTTTACACGTTCAACATCATGGAGAGGTATGGTGTTGCCCACAACCTCGCTGCCTTCAACAGCTTGCTTGGTGCACTGTGCAAGTCTAAGAACGTGCGCAAGGCGCAGGAGATCTTTGACAAGATGAATAATCGGTTCAGTCCTGATGCCAAGACCTATAGCATCTTGCTTGAGGGTTGGGGGAGAGCACCCAACCTCCCAAAGATGCGGGCGGTTTACAGCGATATGCTTGCCGCTGGTTGCCAACCTGACATTGTCACATATGGTATCATGGTCGATGCACTCTGCAAGACAGGCCGAGTCGAAGAGGCTGTCTGTGTCATGCAGGACATGAGCTCCAGGGGATGCCAACCGACAACCTTCATATACAGCGTCTTAGTGCATACTTATGGAGTTGATATGAGGATTGAGGATGCTGTTGCAACATTTTTGGATATGGAGAAGGATGGGATTGTGCCTGATGTTGTTGTGTACAATGCGCTCGTCACTGCCTTCTGCAAAGTGAAAAAGTTTGACAATGCCTTCAGAGTCATGGATGACATGGAAGGCCATGGAATCTCCCCCAATTCAAGGACCTGGAACATCATCCTAAATAATTTGATTAGCCTTGGAAAGGATGATGAGGCATATAGGGTCTTCCGCAGCATGATTAAGCGCTGCAAACCAGACTCTGATACTTACACCATGATGATAAAGATGTTCTGTGAGAATGATAAGATAGAGATGGCACTGAAGGTATGGAAGTATATGCGGTTGAAGCAGTTCTTGCCGAGCATGCACACATTCTCCGTGCTGATCAATGGTCTCTGTGACAAGGGTGAGGTTAGCCAAGCTTGTGTCCTGCTTGAAGATATGATAGAGAAGGGCATTAGACCTCCTGGTTCAACTTTTGGCAAACTGAGGCAGCTACTTTTGAAAGAAGGAAGGAAGGATGTGCTTGACTTTCTTGTCGAGAAAATGAAGATCCTCATTCAAGAACCTTTGTTTGATTGA